The Saccopteryx leptura isolate mSacLep1 chromosome 2, mSacLep1_pri_phased_curated, whole genome shotgun sequence genome has a window encoding:
- the U2AF1 gene encoding splicing factor U2AF 35 kDa subunit isoform X2: MAEYLASIFGTEKDKVNCSFYFKIGACRHGDRCSRLHNKPTFSQTIALLNIYRNPQNSSQSADGLRCAVSDVEMQEHYDEFFEEVFTEMEEKYGEVEEMNVCDNLGDHLVGNVYVKFRREEDAEKAVIDLNNRWFNGQPIHAELSPVTDFREACCRQYEMGECTRGGFCNFMHLKPISRELRRELYGRRRKKHRSRSRSRERRSRSRDRGRGGGGGGGGGGGGRERDRRRSRDRERSGRF; encoded by the exons ATGGCGGAGTACTTGGCCTCCATCTTCGGAACCGAAAAAGACAA AGTCAACTGTtcattctatttcaaaattggtGCATGTCGTCATGGAGACAGATGCTCTCGGTTGCACAATAAACCGACCTTTagccag ACCATTGCCCTCTTGAACATTTACCGTAACCCTCAAAACTCTTCCCAGTCTGCTGACGGTTTGCGCT GTGCTGTGAGTGATGTCGAGATGCAGGAACACTATGATGAGTTTTTTGAG GAggtttttacagagatggaggaGAAGTATGGTGAGGTTGAAGAGATGAACGTCTGTGATAACCTTGGAGACCACCTCGTAGGAAATGTGTACGTGAAG TTTCGCCGTGAAGAAGATGCAGAGAAAGCTGTGATTGACTTGAACAACCGCTGGTTCAACGGGCAGCCCATCCATGCTGAGCTCTCCCCCGTGACCGACTTCCGGGAAGCCTGCTGCCGCCAGTATGAAATGGG AGAGTGTACACGAGGCGGCTTCTGCAACTTCATGCATCTGAAGCCCATTTCCAGAGAGCTGCGACGGGAACTGTATGGGCGCCGGCGCAAGAA GCATCGATCGAGGTCCCGGTCCCGGGAGCGTCGCTCTCGGTCTAGAGACCGTGGtcgtggtggcggtggtggtggtggaggaggtggtgggggaCGGGAGCGTGATAGGAGGCGGTCAAGAGATCGTGAGAGATCTGGGCGATTCTGA
- the U2AF1 gene encoding splicing factor U2AF 35 kDa subunit isoform X1 — MAEYLASIFGTEKDKVNCSFYFKIGACRHGDRCSRLHNKPTFSQTILIQNIYRNPQNSAQTADGSHCAVSDVEMQEHYDEFFEEVFTEMEEKYGEVEEMNVCDNLGDHLVGNVYVKFRREEDAEKAVIDLNNRWFNGQPIHAELSPVTDFREACCRQYEMGECTRGGFCNFMHLKPISRELRRELYGRRRKKHRSRSRSRERRSRSRDRGRGGGGGGGGGGGGRERDRRRSRDRERSGRF; from the exons ATGGCGGAGTACTTGGCCTCCATCTTCGGAACCGAAAAAGACAA AGTCAACTGTtcattctatttcaaaattggtGCATGTCGTCATGGAGACAGATGCTCTCGGTTGCACAATAAACCGACCTTTagccag ACCATCTTGATTCAAAACATCTATCGTAATCCCCAAAACAGTGCACAGACGGCTGACGGCTCACACT GTGCTGTGAGTGATGTCGAGATGCAGGAACACTATGATGAGTTTTTTGAG GAggtttttacagagatggaggaGAAGTATGGTGAGGTTGAAGAGATGAACGTCTGTGATAACCTTGGAGACCACCTCGTAGGAAATGTGTACGTGAAG TTTCGCCGTGAAGAAGATGCAGAGAAAGCTGTGATTGACTTGAACAACCGCTGGTTCAACGGGCAGCCCATCCATGCTGAGCTCTCCCCCGTGACCGACTTCCGGGAAGCCTGCTGCCGCCAGTATGAAATGGG AGAGTGTACACGAGGCGGCTTCTGCAACTTCATGCATCTGAAGCCCATTTCCAGAGAGCTGCGACGGGAACTGTATGGGCGCCGGCGCAAGAA GCATCGATCGAGGTCCCGGTCCCGGGAGCGTCGCTCTCGGTCTAGAGACCGTGGtcgtggtggcggtggtggtggtggaggaggtggtgggggaCGGGAGCGTGATAGGAGGCGGTCAAGAGATCGTGAGAGATCTGGGCGATTCTGA
- the U2AF1 gene encoding splicing factor U2AF 35 kDa subunit isoform X3 produces the protein MQEHYDEFFEEVFTEMEEKYGEVEEMNVCDNLGDHLVGNVYVKFRREEDAEKAVIDLNNRWFNGQPIHAELSPVTDFREACCRQYEMGECTRGGFCNFMHLKPISRELRRELYGRRRKKHRSRSRSRERRSRSRDRGRGGGGGGGGGGGGRERDRRRSRDRERSGRF, from the exons ATGCAGGAACACTATGATGAGTTTTTTGAG GAggtttttacagagatggaggaGAAGTATGGTGAGGTTGAAGAGATGAACGTCTGTGATAACCTTGGAGACCACCTCGTAGGAAATGTGTACGTGAAG TTTCGCCGTGAAGAAGATGCAGAGAAAGCTGTGATTGACTTGAACAACCGCTGGTTCAACGGGCAGCCCATCCATGCTGAGCTCTCCCCCGTGACCGACTTCCGGGAAGCCTGCTGCCGCCAGTATGAAATGGG AGAGTGTACACGAGGCGGCTTCTGCAACTTCATGCATCTGAAGCCCATTTCCAGAGAGCTGCGACGGGAACTGTATGGGCGCCGGCGCAAGAA GCATCGATCGAGGTCCCGGTCCCGGGAGCGTCGCTCTCGGTCTAGAGACCGTGGtcgtggtggcggtggtggtggtggaggaggtggtgggggaCGGGAGCGTGATAGGAGGCGGTCAAGAGATCGTGAGAGATCTGGGCGATTCTGA